One Kitasatospora sp. MAP12-44 DNA segment encodes these proteins:
- a CDS encoding DUF2252 domain-containing protein: MTRSSAIAARGTSWRSARERADYGRAARAHTPRSGHAEYEPGPHRMDPVDVIEKQSATRVRELVPIRYGRMSESPFRFYRGAAAIMAGDLATTPNSGLRAQLCGDAHLLNFRLLASPERNLLFDINDFDETLPGPWEWDVKRLAASMVIAGRENGFTDAERAVIVQSTVRSYRERMRGFAGMGNLDVWYAKSDAAQLQAVASGRLHKRGRTQLSKALEKARTRDSLQAFEKLTELVDGERRIVSQPPGIIRAADLLPGAGSGAIPAAAIQDTLRDLISRYGKSLQSDRRQLLSQFTLVDMARKVVGVGSVGTRCWIVLLLGKDGEDPLFLQAKEADTSVLATYVGASRFSTQGERVVAGQRLMQAASDIFLGWERVHAPDGVDRDFYVRQLRDWKGIADPSLMVPRGLTLFGELCGATLARAHARSGDRIAIAAYLGRGDTFDRALVRFAESYADQNERDHQALLDAIRTGRVAAEAG; this comes from the coding sequence ATGACTCGGAGTTCCGCCATCGCCGCACGCGGTACGTCCTGGCGTTCCGCTCGGGAGCGCGCCGATTACGGTAGGGCGGCCCGCGCGCACACGCCACGCTCCGGCCACGCCGAGTACGAGCCGGGCCCGCACCGGATGGACCCGGTGGACGTGATCGAGAAGCAGTCCGCCACCAGGGTGCGGGAGCTCGTGCCGATCCGCTACGGACGGATGTCGGAGTCGCCGTTCCGCTTCTACCGGGGCGCCGCCGCCATCATGGCCGGCGATCTGGCGACCACCCCCAACAGCGGCCTGCGTGCCCAACTGTGCGGTGACGCACACCTGTTGAACTTCCGGTTGCTGGCCTCGCCGGAGCGCAACCTGCTCTTCGACATCAACGACTTCGACGAGACGCTGCCCGGCCCCTGGGAGTGGGACGTCAAACGGCTGGCCGCCAGCATGGTCATCGCGGGACGCGAGAACGGCTTCACCGATGCGGAGCGCGCCGTGATCGTGCAGTCGACCGTGCGCTCCTACCGCGAACGGATGCGCGGCTTCGCCGGGATGGGCAACCTCGACGTCTGGTACGCGAAGTCCGACGCCGCGCAACTGCAGGCCGTCGCGTCCGGCCGCCTGCACAAGCGTGGCCGCACCCAGCTGAGCAAGGCCCTGGAAAAGGCGCGGACCCGCGACAGCCTGCAGGCCTTCGAGAAGCTCACCGAACTGGTCGACGGCGAGCGGCGGATCGTCTCCCAGCCGCCCGGGATCATCCGGGCCGCCGACCTGCTGCCCGGCGCCGGGAGCGGGGCGATCCCGGCCGCGGCGATCCAGGACACGCTCCGCGACCTGATCTCCCGCTACGGGAAGAGCCTCCAGTCGGACCGGCGCCAGCTGCTCAGCCAGTTCACCCTGGTGGACATGGCGCGCAAGGTGGTGGGCGTCGGCAGCGTCGGCACCCGCTGCTGGATCGTGCTCCTGCTCGGCAAGGACGGTGAGGACCCGCTCTTCCTGCAGGCCAAGGAGGCCGACACCTCGGTGCTCGCCACCTACGTCGGGGCCAGCCGGTTCTCGACCCAGGGCGAACGCGTGGTCGCCGGACAGCGGTTGATGCAGGCCGCCAGCGACATCTTCCTCGGCTGGGAGCGCGTCCACGCGCCCGACGGCGTCGACCGGGACTTCTACGTGCGCCAGCTGCGCGACTGGAAGGGCATCGCCGATCCCTCGCTGATGGTGCCCCGCGGCCTGACGCTCTTCGGCGAGCTGTGCGGTGCCACGCTCGCCCGCGCGCACGCCAGATCCGGCGACCGGATCGCCATCGCGGCCTACCTGGGCCGCGGCGACACGTTCGACCGGGCGCTGGTGCGGTTCGCCGAGAGCTACGCCGACCAGAACGAGCGCGACCACCAGGCGCTGCTCGACGCCATCCGGACCGGACGGGTGGCCGCCGAAGCCGGGTAG
- a CDS encoding sigma 54-interacting transcriptional regulator, with amino-acid sequence MSSPSEAAGTDTQLTLADDLLTLLRTTTTEARPDEQLEALTLAVAADLPVLIWGEPGIGKTAALTQLAASLDLPLTTVIASVHEPSDFSGLPIVGDDPAVQGVPMAPPQWAVQLVRAGRGLLFLDELSTATPAVQAALLRVVLERRVGALQLPAGVRIVAAANPRASAADGWELSPPLANRFVHLYWVHDREVVVRGLGGVWPRAELPRLVPGRLPEAVAFARHAVCGFLKARPTLIHRLPTTETRRGGAWPSPRSWEAALTLLAFGTAARVSREVLALLVRGAVGDGPGFELLAHLDRMDLPDPEALLADPAAAELPERGDLRQATLEAVVAAIGARPERARWEAGWAVLVRALETGTPDLLVAPATALAALRRDDWEVPDAVERLVGVVGLARRADRSVARVAAAGGGASATGTHR; translated from the coding sequence TTGTCCAGTCCGTCCGAGGCTGCCGGCACCGACACCCAACTCACCCTCGCCGACGACCTCTTGACCTTGCTGCGGACGACCACGACCGAAGCGCGCCCCGACGAGCAGCTCGAAGCGCTCACCCTGGCCGTCGCCGCCGACCTGCCAGTCCTGATCTGGGGCGAGCCGGGCATCGGCAAGACTGCGGCCCTGACCCAGCTCGCCGCCTCCCTCGATCTGCCGCTGACGACCGTCATCGCCAGCGTCCACGAACCGTCCGACTTCTCCGGGCTGCCCATCGTGGGCGACGACCCGGCCGTGCAGGGGGTGCCGATGGCACCGCCGCAGTGGGCTGTGCAGCTCGTGCGGGCCGGGCGGGGGCTGCTCTTCCTGGACGAACTCTCCACCGCCACCCCGGCCGTCCAGGCCGCGCTGCTCCGGGTCGTCCTGGAGCGGCGGGTCGGTGCACTGCAACTGCCCGCTGGGGTACGGATCGTGGCCGCCGCCAACCCCCGCGCGTCGGCAGCGGACGGCTGGGAGCTGAGCCCGCCGCTGGCCAACCGCTTCGTGCATCTGTACTGGGTGCACGACCGTGAGGTGGTGGTGCGCGGCCTCGGCGGAGTCTGGCCCCGGGCCGAGCTGCCCCGGCTGGTGCCCGGCCGGCTGCCGGAGGCGGTGGCCTTCGCCCGGCACGCGGTCTGCGGGTTTCTGAAGGCCCGGCCGACCCTGATCCACCGGCTGCCGACCACGGAGACACGGCGCGGCGGCGCCTGGCCCTCGCCCCGGAGCTGGGAGGCCGCGCTCACCCTGCTGGCCTTCGGCACGGCGGCCCGCGTCTCCCGCGAGGTGCTGGCACTGCTGGTGCGGGGCGCGGTGGGGGACGGTCCGGGGTTCGAACTCCTCGCCCATCTGGACCGGATGGACCTGCCCGACCCGGAGGCGCTGCTGGCCGACCCGGCCGCCGCCGAGCTGCCGGAACGCGGCGATCTGCGTCAGGCGACGCTGGAGGCGGTGGTGGCCGCGATCGGGGCACGGCCGGAGCGAGCGCGGTGGGAGGCGGGCTGGGCGGTGCTGGTACGGGCGCTGGAGACCGGCACCCCGGACCTGCTGGTCGCCCCGGCAACGGCGTTGGCCGCGTTGCGGCGCGACGACTGGGAGGTGCCGGACGCGGTGGAGCGACTGGTCGGGGTGGTCGGTCTCGCCCGACGGGCGGACCGGTCGGTGGCGCGGGTCGCGGCGGCGGGCGGCGGCGCGTCCGCGACGGGGACCCACCGATGA
- a CDS encoding VWA-like domain-containing protein, which produces MTRPAPPLPVRATVPGPPVGSGAPVGRPGAPLDTEKLFAARLHAVKVRPYLASALFALHVVEDRSVPTMAVDTHWRCYVSPGFVARTSLEDLAGVWVHEVSHLLRDHHGRGERYAREHEEDGPGERLRRNVAADFEINDDIYGDGLPVPAGAVLPSLLALPDGLLMEEYLRRAPMSGLAADLAWLDCGSGADGQERPWELGPGGAGGLTRLQRDAVRFRVAEGIKGRPGDAPHGWRRWADEAFQPPQPWRQLLGAAVRSAASAPGLGEDHSYRRPSRRSASVPGALLPSLRRMPPRVCVVIDTSGSVSDAELGSALLEVAAISRAVGGRRDLVSVISCDAAAGIAVPLCRAENIELVGGGGTDLRSGFARALRSRPRPDVIVALTDGQTPWPSTAPPCRTVVGLFPRPARAVNEDDPDYLPDAPPSWARVVAIN; this is translated from the coding sequence ATGACCCGGCCCGCGCCGCCGCTTCCGGTGCGGGCGACGGTGCCGGGGCCACCGGTCGGCTCCGGCGCGCCGGTCGGCCGACCCGGCGCACCGCTGGACACGGAGAAGCTGTTCGCCGCCCGGCTCCATGCGGTGAAGGTCCGTCCCTACCTGGCCAGCGCGCTCTTCGCGCTGCACGTGGTCGAGGACCGCTCGGTGCCGACGATGGCGGTGGACACCCACTGGCGCTGCTACGTCTCCCCCGGCTTTGTGGCGCGCACCTCGCTGGAGGACCTGGCCGGCGTCTGGGTGCACGAGGTCTCCCACCTGCTGCGGGACCACCACGGGCGGGGCGAGCGGTATGCGCGGGAGCACGAGGAAGACGGGCCGGGCGAGAGGCTGCGGCGGAACGTCGCCGCCGACTTCGAGATCAACGACGACATCTACGGCGACGGTCTGCCCGTGCCGGCCGGGGCGGTTCTGCCGTCACTGCTGGCCTTGCCCGACGGGCTGCTGATGGAGGAGTACCTGCGCCGGGCGCCGATGTCCGGGCTCGCCGCGGACCTGGCCTGGCTGGACTGCGGCAGCGGTGCCGACGGGCAGGAACGGCCGTGGGAGCTGGGGCCCGGCGGCGCAGGGGGGCTGACCAGGCTGCAACGGGACGCGGTCCGCTTCCGGGTCGCCGAGGGGATCAAGGGCCGACCGGGCGACGCGCCCCACGGATGGCGCCGGTGGGCTGACGAGGCGTTCCAACCACCGCAACCGTGGCGGCAGTTGCTGGGCGCCGCGGTCCGCTCGGCGGCGAGCGCCCCGGGGCTCGGCGAGGACCACAGCTACCGGCGGCCGTCCCGGCGCTCGGCCAGCGTCCCCGGGGCACTGCTGCCGAGCCTGCGCCGGATGCCGCCCCGGGTCTGTGTCGTGATCGACACCTCCGGCTCGGTGAGCGATGCGGAACTCGGCAGCGCGCTCCTGGAGGTGGCGGCGATCTCCCGGGCCGTCGGCGGGCGGCGCGACCTGGTGTCGGTGATCTCCTGCGACGCGGCGGCCGGGATCGCCGTCCCGCTCTGCCGCGCCGAGAACATCGAACTCGTCGGCGGCGGCGGAACGGACCTGCGCTCCGGTTTCGCCCGGGCACTGCGTTCCCGGCCCCGCCCCGACGTCATCGTCGCCCTGACCGACGGTCAGACCCCGTGGCCCTCCACAGCACCACCCTGCCGCACCGTCGTCGGCCTCTTCCCCCGCCCCGCCCGCGCCGTGAACGAGGACGACCCCGACTACCTCCCGGACGCCCCGCCGTCCTGGGCACGTGTCGTCGCGATCAACTGA
- a CDS encoding cation transporter: MNSTDDTARKTLLRCGFALEYATLGWNVVGIVVLAVAAISARSVALAGFGLDSLIEIGASTVVVWELSGSGEARQKRALKLIGVGFALLALYLLVQSTWVLAAGFRPHHSPLGIAWTAVTAAVMFALAAGKARTGAALDNPVLKTEGRVTLIDGLLAAAVLIGLVLNSLAGLWWADPLAGYVLVYYAVREVREIFSDGH; encoded by the coding sequence GTGAACAGTACCGATGACACCGCCCGCAAGACCCTGCTCCGCTGCGGCTTCGCGCTGGAGTACGCCACGCTCGGCTGGAACGTGGTCGGCATCGTGGTGCTCGCCGTCGCCGCGATCTCGGCGAGGTCGGTGGCGCTGGCCGGGTTCGGTCTGGACTCGCTGATCGAGATCGGTGCCTCCACGGTGGTCGTCTGGGAGCTGTCCGGCAGCGGCGAGGCGCGCCAGAAGCGCGCGCTCAAGCTCATCGGCGTCGGCTTCGCGCTGCTGGCCCTCTACCTGCTGGTGCAGTCCACCTGGGTGCTGGCCGCCGGTTTCCGCCCGCACCACTCGCCGCTGGGCATCGCCTGGACCGCCGTCACCGCCGCAGTGATGTTCGCCCTCGCTGCGGGCAAGGCCCGCACCGGCGCGGCCCTGGACAACCCGGTGCTGAAGACCGAGGGCCGGGTGACCCTGATCGACGGCCTGCTGGCCGCCGCCGTGCTGATCGGCCTGGTCCTCAACTCACTCGCCGGCCTCTGGTGGGCCGACCCGCTGGCCGGGTACGTGCTCGTCTACTACGCGGTGCGTGAGGTCAGGGAGATCTTCTCCGACGGGCACTGA
- a CDS encoding DUF4132 domain-containing protein — protein MTDIQRIKELLRQRAAAAGEADELAVELLKLAAGNRGNWTRPWDGMLAEVRALPSETRTALADALVTQYHAAEAGAVARGNALTLIGVIARGLPGDRLSVERLRRLDELSRRYTLWYGERHEVLAEAELDAGRPLAPEVVAVFRRSALQAYRDESLPALADKLTEPVLNVGEEWAEQALRDAQDSPDWQALLRHATTATTAKPTRQWEQRARILIHPLGADRVRTTLLPWLALVGRRTFELDRQTYEPDVNSSYDPYNANALRGLTWALALLPAHPDTARALGTLVETSLRKVSGLGPRNPKVANAAVGALSRIDGEPALAELARLATRVTYKGTLKLLDTALQTRAAALGLSREEIEELAVPAYGLTEVGRAEQQLGEVTAVLEVRGTKVVLGWRNSAGKAVKSVPAAVKRDHAEELKDLKAAVKDIDKMLSAQSERLDRQFLARRSWSYTTWRERYLDHPLVGTLARRLLWTVDGTTVGFADGELRTLTDDPAREGVEVRLWHPVGHESAEIVAWRDWLERHGITQPFKQAHREVYLLTDAERATGTYSNRFAAHILRQHQFNSLAAIRGWRNKLRLMVDDTAPPATRGMPQWGLRAEYWIQGEGDDYGVDTTESGSYLRLTTDQVRFYPIGAPENSASCYGGEYGMWLRAGADPVEPVPIADVPPLVLSEVLRDVDLFVGVASVGNDPTWQDGGPEGRFGEYWTSYGFGELNQSAETRRVLLERLVPRLAIADRCTIEGRFLHVKGERHTYKIHLGSGNILMTPDDRYLCIVPKSDPAAPQAGYLPFEGDRMLAVILSKAMMLADDTKITDPTILSQL, from the coding sequence ATGACGGACATCCAGAGGATCAAGGAGCTGCTCCGGCAGCGCGCAGCCGCCGCAGGGGAGGCGGATGAACTCGCCGTCGAACTGCTGAAGCTGGCGGCCGGCAACCGGGGCAACTGGACCAGGCCGTGGGACGGCATGCTCGCCGAGGTGCGCGCGCTGCCGTCGGAGACCCGCACCGCGCTCGCCGACGCCCTGGTGACGCAGTACCACGCGGCCGAGGCGGGCGCGGTCGCCCGAGGCAACGCGCTGACCCTGATCGGTGTCATCGCGCGCGGCCTGCCCGGGGACCGGCTCTCGGTGGAGCGCCTGAGGCGGCTCGACGAACTCAGCCGCCGGTACACCTTGTGGTACGGCGAGCGTCACGAGGTCCTCGCCGAGGCCGAACTCGACGCCGGCCGCCCCCTCGCACCCGAGGTCGTGGCCGTCTTCCGGCGCTCGGCCCTGCAGGCCTACCGCGACGAGTCGCTCCCCGCGCTCGCCGACAAGCTCACCGAGCCCGTCCTGAACGTCGGCGAGGAGTGGGCCGAGCAAGCCCTGCGGGACGCCCAGGACAGCCCCGACTGGCAGGCCCTCCTCCGGCACGCGACGACCGCCACGACCGCCAAGCCCACCCGCCAGTGGGAGCAGCGGGCCCGCATCCTGATCCACCCCCTCGGCGCCGACCGCGTCCGGACCACCCTGCTGCCCTGGCTCGCCCTCGTCGGCCGCCGCACCTTCGAGTTGGACCGCCAGACGTACGAGCCCGACGTCAACAGCAGCTACGACCCCTACAACGCCAACGCCCTGCGCGGACTGACCTGGGCGCTCGCCCTGCTGCCCGCCCACCCGGACACCGCCCGCGCCCTCGGCACGCTGGTCGAGACGTCGCTCAGGAAGGTCTCCGGGCTCGGCCCGCGCAACCCCAAGGTCGCCAACGCCGCTGTCGGCGCGCTCTCCCGCATCGACGGCGAACCCGCCCTCGCCGAACTCGCCCGCCTGGCCACCCGCGTGACCTACAAGGGCACGCTCAAGCTGCTCGACACCGCGCTGCAGACCCGGGCCGCGGCGCTGGGCCTGTCCCGCGAGGAGATCGAGGAACTCGCCGTCCCCGCCTACGGACTGACCGAGGTCGGCCGCGCCGAGCAGCAACTGGGCGAGGTCACCGCAGTCCTGGAGGTCCGGGGCACCAAGGTGGTCCTCGGCTGGCGCAACTCCGCGGGCAAGGCGGTCAAGAGCGTGCCCGCCGCCGTCAAGCGCGACCACGCCGAGGAGCTCAAGGACCTCAAGGCGGCGGTCAAGGACATCGACAAGATGCTCTCCGCCCAGAGCGAGCGCCTGGACCGGCAGTTCCTCGCCCGCCGCAGCTGGTCCTACACCACCTGGCGCGAGCGGTATCTCGACCATCCCCTGGTCGGCACCCTGGCCCGCCGCTTGTTGTGGACGGTCGACGGCACGACCGTCGGATTCGCCGACGGCGAGCTGCGCACCCTCACCGACGACCCGGCGCGCGAAGGGGTTGAGGTCCGGCTCTGGCACCCGGTGGGCCACGAGAGCGCCGAGATCGTGGCCTGGCGCGACTGGCTGGAGCGGCACGGGATCACGCAGCCGTTCAAGCAGGCCCACCGCGAGGTGTATCTGCTGACCGACGCCGAGCGCGCGACGGGAACGTACTCCAACCGTTTCGCCGCGCACATCCTGCGCCAGCACCAGTTCAACTCCCTTGCTGCGATCCGGGGTTGGCGCAACAAGCTGCGCTTGATGGTCGACGACACGGCCCCGCCCGCCACCCGGGGGATGCCGCAGTGGGGGCTGCGCGCCGAGTACTGGATCCAGGGGGAGGGCGACGACTACGGCGTCGACACCACCGAGTCCGGCAGTTATCTGCGCCTGACCACCGACCAGGTCCGCTTCTACCCGATCGGCGCGCCGGAGAACTCGGCAAGCTGCTACGGCGGTGAGTACGGCATGTGGCTGAGGGCCGGTGCCGACCCGGTGGAGCCCGTCCCGATCGCCGATGTCCCGCCGCTGGTGCTGTCCGAAGTCCTGCGCGACGTCGACCTGTTCGTGGGCGTGGCCAGCGTCGGCAACGACCCGACCTGGCAGGACGGCGGACCCGAGGGCCGCTTCGGGGAGTACTGGACGTCCTACGGCTTCGGGGAGCTCAACCAGAGCGCTGAGACGCGCCGCGTGTTGCTGGAGCGGCTCGTACCCCGGCTGGCGATCGCCGACCGCTGCACCATCGAAGGCCGCTTCCTGCACGTGAAGGGTGAGCGCCACACGTACAAGATCCACCTCGGCTCGGGGAACATCCTGATGACGCCGGACGACCGGTACCTGTGCATCGTCCCGAAGTCCGACCCGGCCGCGCCGCAGGCTGGTTACCTCCCCTTCGAGGGCGACCGCATGCTGGCCGTGATCCTCAGTAAGGCGATGATGCTGGCCGACGACACGAAGATCACGGACCCGACGATCCTGAGCCAGCTGTAG
- a CDS encoding ABC transporter ATP-binding protein has product MNQTAAAIELEALTKSYGRKLGIDRLDLTVQRGEVFGFLGPNGAGKTTTIRCLVGLLRPTGGRVTVLGLDPVADHRRLAPRLGYLPGELRLYPELTGHQTLRLLGDLQGVPTPRRAELCERLGLLAADLARPVRAYSRGMKQKLGLVQAFQHDPELLVLDEPSEGLDPLVQESFFVLLAETAAAGHTVLLSSHVLPEVQRTCGRVAIVRDGRLVTVQAVAELRETRARRVRLVLADGLGPRSLGRAEAWSPVWNGAELRLLVPPEEIVDGLRELLATLPVADLAVEEAGLDEAFLALYRRTEAQQ; this is encoded by the coding sequence TTGAACCAGACTGCGGCAGCGATCGAACTGGAAGCGCTGACCAAGAGCTACGGACGCAAGCTCGGCATCGACCGGCTGGACCTCACCGTCCAGCGCGGCGAGGTCTTCGGCTTCCTGGGGCCGAACGGCGCCGGCAAGACCACCACCATCCGCTGCCTGGTCGGCCTGCTGCGCCCGACCGGAGGCCGGGTCACGGTGCTCGGCCTCGACCCGGTCGCCGACCACCGCCGGCTCGCCCCGCGGCTCGGCTACCTCCCCGGCGAGCTGCGCCTCTACCCGGAGCTGACCGGACACCAGACGCTGCGCCTGCTGGGCGACCTGCAGGGCGTCCCGACGCCGCGCCGGGCCGAACTCTGCGAGCGCCTGGGCCTGCTGGCCGCCGACCTCGCCCGGCCGGTGCGCGCGTACTCGCGTGGCATGAAGCAGAAACTCGGCCTGGTGCAGGCCTTTCAGCACGACCCGGAGCTGCTCGTGCTGGACGAACCCAGCGAGGGGCTCGACCCGCTGGTGCAGGAGAGCTTCTTCGTCCTGCTGGCCGAGACGGCCGCGGCCGGGCACACCGTGCTGCTCTCCAGCCATGTGCTGCCCGAGGTCCAGCGCACCTGCGGGCGGGTGGCGATCGTGCGGGACGGGCGCCTGGTCACCGTCCAGGCGGTGGCCGAACTGCGCGAGACCCGCGCCCGCCGGGTCCGGCTCGTCCTCGCCGACGGGCTCGGGCCGCGCTCCCTGGGGCGGGCCGAGGCCTGGTCGCCGGTCTGGAACGGCGCCGAACTGCGGCTGCTGGTCCCACCGGAGGAGATCGTCGACGGCCTGCGGGAGCTGCTGGCCACGCTGCCCGTCGCCGACCTGGCGGTGGAGGAAGCCGGACTGGACGAGGCGTTTCTCGCGCTCTACCGCAGGACGGAGGCCCAGCAGTGA
- a CDS encoding exo-alpha-sialidase: MSGLARKGSFLLAGVLAAATAFTAPAFGTTAQVAATAPALALAQVSSDPYSDAQAQHATEVEPDTFSYGSTVVSAFQVGRVSGGGASNIGWATSTDGGQSWTHGFMPASTANTSGPYASASDASVAYDAKDGVWMVSWLGITAGSEVDVELSRSTDGGHTWSSPVGVSTGTFDDKNWTVCDDHAASPYYGHCYTEYDDANSGDAEHMRTSTDGGASWGAEESPADSPSGLGGQPVVQPNGTVVVPFSSGTQSAEDAFTSTNGGASWGSSVQIATVSHHTVSGLEDDAAAATATRTPHDTLRESSLPSAEIDAAGTVYAVWSDCRFRSGCTSNDIIMSTSTNGTSWSTPVRVPIDAATSTVDHFTPGIGVDPSSSGSTTRLGLTYYYYPNASCTDTTCQLDAGYVSSADGGATWTAPVQLAGPMTLAWLPNTSQGRMFGDYIATSVLAGGNAVPVIPVAHAPSGSTFDVAMYAPTGGLPIGQATGDTVTVTNPGNQTGTAGTAVSLQISGTDSGGAGLTYSATGLPAGLSISTSGQISGTPTTAGSSNVTVTASSGTASGQASFTWTVNPTGGGGCPSPGQKLGNPGFETGSASPWKATAGVLNSDLVSEPSHSGNWDAWLDGYGSTHTDTLSQAVTIPAGCSAAFSFYLHIDTAETTTTAAHDTLKVQVLNSGGTVLGTLATYSNLNAAAGYQLHSFDLSGYAGQTVTLKFTGTENASLQTSFVIDDTALNAS, translated from the coding sequence ATGTCCGGACTGGCTAGAAAAGGCTCCTTCCTCCTTGCCGGTGTGCTGGCCGCTGCGACGGCGTTCACCGCTCCCGCGTTCGGCACCACCGCCCAAGTCGCCGCCACCGCCCCCGCCCTCGCCCTCGCCCAGGTCAGCAGTGATCCGTACTCCGACGCGCAGGCCCAGCACGCCACCGAGGTCGAGCCGGACACCTTCAGCTACGGCAGCACCGTCGTCTCCGCGTTCCAGGTCGGCCGGGTCTCCGGCGGCGGCGCGTCCAACATCGGGTGGGCGACGTCGACCGACGGCGGCCAGAGCTGGACGCACGGGTTCATGCCCGCCTCCACGGCGAACACCAGTGGCCCGTACGCTTCGGCCAGCGACGCCTCGGTGGCCTACGACGCCAAGGACGGCGTCTGGATGGTCTCCTGGCTGGGCATCACCGCCGGCAGCGAGGTCGACGTGGAGCTCAGCCGCTCCACGGACGGCGGACACACCTGGAGCAGCCCGGTCGGCGTCTCCACCGGCACGTTCGACGACAAGAACTGGACGGTCTGCGACGACCACGCCGCCAGCCCGTACTACGGCCACTGCTACACCGAGTACGACGACGCCAACTCCGGCGACGCCGAGCACATGCGCACGTCCACCGACGGCGGCGCGAGCTGGGGAGCCGAGGAGAGCCCGGCCGACAGCCCCAGCGGGCTGGGCGGCCAGCCGGTCGTGCAGCCCAACGGCACCGTCGTCGTGCCGTTCTCCTCGGGCACCCAGAGCGCCGAGGACGCCTTCACGTCCACCAACGGCGGTGCGAGCTGGGGCTCCAGTGTGCAGATCGCCACCGTCTCGCACCACACGGTCTCCGGGCTGGAGGACGACGCCGCTGCCGCCACGGCCACGCGCACCCCGCACGACACCCTGCGCGAGAGCTCGCTGCCGTCGGCCGAGATCGACGCCGCGGGCACGGTCTACGCGGTCTGGTCCGACTGCCGCTTCCGCAGCGGCTGCACGAGCAACGACATCATCATGTCGACCTCCACGAACGGCACGTCGTGGAGCACGCCGGTGCGGGTGCCGATCGACGCGGCCACCAGTACGGTGGACCACTTCACGCCGGGCATCGGCGTGGACCCGAGCAGCTCGGGGAGCACCACCCGCCTCGGTCTGACGTACTACTACTACCCGAATGCCTCGTGCACGGACACGACCTGCCAGCTGGATGCGGGCTACGTCTCCTCCGCCGACGGCGGGGCCACCTGGACCGCACCCGTCCAGCTGGCCGGCCCGATGACGCTGGCCTGGCTGCCGAACACCAGCCAGGGCCGGATGTTCGGCGACTACATCGCCACCTCCGTCCTGGCCGGCGGCAACGCCGTCCCCGTGATCCCGGTCGCCCACGCCCCCAGCGGCAGCACGTTCGACGTGGCGATGTACGCACCGACCGGCGGCCTGCCCATCGGCCAGGCAACGGGCGACACCGTCACCGTGACCAACCCGGGCAACCAGACCGGCACCGCCGGCACTGCGGTCTCCCTGCAGATCAGTGGCACCGACTCCGGTGGCGCCGGCCTCACCTACTCCGCCACCGGTCTGCCGGCCGGCCTGTCGATCTCCACCTCGGGTCAGATCTCCGGCACCCCGACCACCGCCGGCAGCTCGAACGTCACGGTCACCGCCTCCTCCGGCACCGCCTCTGGCCAGGCGTCCTTCACCTGGACCGTCAACCCCACCGGTGGCGGCGGCTGCCCCAGCCCCGGCCAGAAACTCGGCAACCCCGGCTTCGAGACCGGCAGCGCTTCGCCCTGGAAAGCGACCGCGGGCGTGCTCAACAGCGACCTGGTCTCCGAGCCGTCCCACTCCGGTAACTGGGACGCGTGGCTCGACGGCTACGGCAGCACCCACACCGACACCCTCTCCCAGGCGGTGACCATCCCGGCCGGGTGCAGCGCCGCCTTCAGCTTCTATCTGCACATCGACACCGCCGAGACCACCACGACCGCGGCCCACGACACCCTCAAGGTCCAGGTCCTGAACAGCGGCGGCACCGTGCTCGGCACCCTGGCCACCTACTCGAACCTCAACGCGGCTGCCGGCTACCAGCTGCACTCCTTCGACCTGTCCGGCTACGCCGGGCAGACCGTCACCCTGAAGTTCACCGGCACCGAGAACGCGTCCCTGCAGACCAGCTTCGTCATCGACGACACCGCACTCAACGCCTCGTGA